A stretch of the Aegilops tauschii subsp. strangulata cultivar AL8/78 chromosome 4, Aet v6.0, whole genome shotgun sequence genome encodes the following:
- the LOC109763361 gene encoding uncharacterized protein isoform X2, translating into MWAATAWWWLTAVIGVVSRRRSDFFGVGQSLYIVYLGEKRRLHENADDATASHHRILASVLGSEEAASRSMVYSYKHGFSGFSAMLTESQAGKLGGLPGVTSVRMNQVHSTHTTRSWDFMGLPHDQPNGILASAGMGEGVIIGVIDSGPNFNQALQAVQPKLTPQMNDLLIKEYTVEEVKRALDDMGDLKAPGADGMPAIFYKRFWSTVGEAVTREVLHVLRGGSIPEGWNETIVVLIPKVRNPDRIKDLRPISLCNVVYKLVSKVLANRLKQILDEIISANQSAFVPGRLISDNTILAYEMTHFMRRKRRGKDVYMALKLDMSKAYDRVEWLFLEGIMKKLGFIDEFVQLIMKCVKTCFVQVKSEWRYLRCGYTG; encoded by the exons ATGTGGGCTGCCACAGCGTGGTGGTGGCTCACGGCGGTGATCGGGGTCGTTTCACGGCGGCGGTCGGACTTCTTCGGCGTCGGCCAGTCG CTGTACATCGTCTACTTGGGGGAGAAAAGAAGACTGCACGAGAACGCTGATGACGCCACTGCCTCGCACCACCGCATCCTGGCTTCAGTTCTCGGAAG CGAGGAGGCTGCTTCCAGGTCGATGGTGTACAGCTACAAGCATGGGTTCTCTGGCTTCTCCGCCATGCTCACAGAATCGCAGGCCGGGAAACTCGGAG GGCTACCTGGTGTGACGAGCGTGAGGATGAACCAAGTCCATAGTACGCATACAACTCGCAGCTGGGACTTCATGGGGCTGCCGCACGACCAGCCCAACGGAATTCTGGCGAgtgccgggatgggggagggtgTCATCATCGGTGTCATCGACTCAG GCCCAAATTTTAACCAGGCATTACAAGCAGTACAACCGAAGTTGACACCCCAGATGAATGATCTATTAATAAAGGAGTACACTGTTGAGGAAGTGAAGCGAGCCCTTGATGATATGGGTGATCTTAAGGCACCTGGTGCGGATGGTATGCCGGCTATTTTCTATAAGAGATTTTGGAGTACGGTGGGCGAAGCTGTGACACGAGAGGTATTACATGTGTTGCGAGGCGGCAGTATACCAGAGGGATGGAATGAAACAATTGTTGTGCTTATCCCAAAGGTTCGGAATCCTGATCGTATCAAAGATCTACGCCCTATTAGCCTTTGCAATGTGGTGTATAAGCTTGTGTCTAAAGTGTTAGCAAACCGTCTCAAACAAATCTTGGATGAGATTATTTCAGCCAACCAGAGCGCCTTTGTGCCAGGCCGTTTAATTTCTGATAACACTATTTTAGCCTATGAAATGACCCACTTCAtgagaagaaagaggagaggtaAAGATGTATACATGGCACTCAAGCTCGACATGAGTAAAGCTTATGATCGGGTAGAGTGGCTGTTTCTTGAAGGAATTATGAAGAAGTTGGGCTTCATTGATGAGTTTGTACAGTTAATTATGAAGTGTGTCAAGACTTGTTTCGTACAGGTTAAGAGTGAATGGAGATATCTCAGATGTGGTTATACCGGGTAG
- the LOC109763361 gene encoding subtilisin-like protease SBT3.8 isoform X3, with product MDSTRFAPTICALIFVALFAFHGISLASPDEAKKLYIVYLGEKRRLHENADDATASHHRILASVLGSEEAASRSMVYSYKHGFSGFSAMLTESQAGKLGGLPGVTSVRMNQVHSTHTTRSWDFMGLPHDQPNGILASAGMGEGVIIGVIDSG from the exons ATGGATTCAACGAGGTTTGCTCCGACCATCTGCGCTCTGATCTTCGTCGCGCTCTTCGCTTTCCATGGTATCAGTCTCGCTTCGCCTGACGAAGCGAAGAAG CTGTACATCGTCTACTTGGGGGAGAAAAGAAGACTGCACGAGAACGCTGATGACGCCACTGCCTCGCACCACCGCATCCTGGCTTCAGTTCTCGGAAG CGAGGAGGCTGCTTCCAGGTCGATGGTGTACAGCTACAAGCATGGGTTCTCTGGCTTCTCCGCCATGCTCACAGAATCGCAGGCCGGGAAACTCGGAG GGCTACCTGGTGTGACGAGCGTGAGGATGAACCAAGTCCATAGTACGCATACAACTCGCAGCTGGGACTTCATGGGGCTGCCGCACGACCAGCCCAACGGAATTCTGGCGAgtgccgggatgggggagggtgTCATCATCGGTGTCATCGACTCAGGTTAA
- the LOC109763361 gene encoding uncharacterized protein isoform X1, with protein MDSTRFAPTICALIFVALFAFHGISLASPDEAKKLYIVYLGEKRRLHENADDATASHHRILASVLGSEEAASRSMVYSYKHGFSGFSAMLTESQAGKLGGLPGVTSVRMNQVHSTHTTRSWDFMGLPHDQPNGILASAGMGEGVIIGVIDSGPNFNQALQAVQPKLTPQMNDLLIKEYTVEEVKRALDDMGDLKAPGADGMPAIFYKRFWSTVGEAVTREVLHVLRGGSIPEGWNETIVVLIPKVRNPDRIKDLRPISLCNVVYKLVSKVLANRLKQILDEIISANQSAFVPGRLISDNTILAYEMTHFMRRKRRGKDVYMALKLDMSKAYDRVEWLFLEGIMKKLGFIDEFVQLIMKCVKTCFVQVKSEWRYLRCGYTG; from the exons ATGGATTCAACGAGGTTTGCTCCGACCATCTGCGCTCTGATCTTCGTCGCGCTCTTCGCTTTCCATGGTATCAGTCTCGCTTCGCCTGACGAAGCGAAGAAG CTGTACATCGTCTACTTGGGGGAGAAAAGAAGACTGCACGAGAACGCTGATGACGCCACTGCCTCGCACCACCGCATCCTGGCTTCAGTTCTCGGAAG CGAGGAGGCTGCTTCCAGGTCGATGGTGTACAGCTACAAGCATGGGTTCTCTGGCTTCTCCGCCATGCTCACAGAATCGCAGGCCGGGAAACTCGGAG GGCTACCTGGTGTGACGAGCGTGAGGATGAACCAAGTCCATAGTACGCATACAACTCGCAGCTGGGACTTCATGGGGCTGCCGCACGACCAGCCCAACGGAATTCTGGCGAgtgccgggatgggggagggtgTCATCATCGGTGTCATCGACTCAG GCCCAAATTTTAACCAGGCATTACAAGCAGTACAACCGAAGTTGACACCCCAGATGAATGATCTATTAATAAAGGAGTACACTGTTGAGGAAGTGAAGCGAGCCCTTGATGATATGGGTGATCTTAAGGCACCTGGTGCGGATGGTATGCCGGCTATTTTCTATAAGAGATTTTGGAGTACGGTGGGCGAAGCTGTGACACGAGAGGTATTACATGTGTTGCGAGGCGGCAGTATACCAGAGGGATGGAATGAAACAATTGTTGTGCTTATCCCAAAGGTTCGGAATCCTGATCGTATCAAAGATCTACGCCCTATTAGCCTTTGCAATGTGGTGTATAAGCTTGTGTCTAAAGTGTTAGCAAACCGTCTCAAACAAATCTTGGATGAGATTATTTCAGCCAACCAGAGCGCCTTTGTGCCAGGCCGTTTAATTTCTGATAACACTATTTTAGCCTATGAAATGACCCACTTCAtgagaagaaagaggagaggtaAAGATGTATACATGGCACTCAAGCTCGACATGAGTAAAGCTTATGATCGGGTAGAGTGGCTGTTTCTTGAAGGAATTATGAAGAAGTTGGGCTTCATTGATGAGTTTGTACAGTTAATTATGAAGTGTGTCAAGACTTGTTTCGTACAGGTTAAGAGTGAATGGAGATATCTCAGATGTGGTTATACCGGGTAG